The Pseudomonas sp. LFM046 region CATGACCGATATCCTCCAGTCCATTGCCGGCGAACTGCCGGATGCCAGCGAAGTGGACGGCCTGGACATCGAGCCCTGCGAGGGTGGGTGGAAGGTCAGCGGTGCGGTGAACCTGAGCCTGCTGGGCGAGCGCCTGGGCTTTACCGCCAAGCCCGGCGAGGACTACCAGACCCTGGCGGGCCTGACCATGAGCCTGCTGGATCGCCTGCCGGTGATGGGCGACGCCCTGGAGGTAGAAGGCTGGACCGTGCAGGTGATCGAGCTGAAGGAGCGCCGGGTGAACCGCCTGTTGCTGAAGCCCTTGATGTAGATCGCGTAACCCTTGTAGGAGCGAATTCATTCGCGAAGCAGGCAGCAGGCCTGCCCCTGACCAACAGAAAGGGCCGCACAGCGGCCCTTTTCCTTTCGCGAATAAATTCGCTCCTACAATTCGCGCTGGCGAATTCAGGGCTGTTTGTTCTGCTGCGCCTTCAAAAGGTCGCGGATCTCGGTCAGCAGTTCCTGGTCCTTGGTCGGCGCCGGCGGGGCTTCCGGGGCGGCGGCCTCGGCGCGTTTCAGCTGGTTGATCGCCTTGACGCCCATGAAGATGGCGAAGGCGACGATGATGAAATCGAGCACGGTCTGGATGAACTTGCCATAGGCCAGCACCACCGCCGGAACGTTGCCCTCTGCCGCCTTGAGGGTGATGGCGAGGTCGGAGAAGTCCACGCCGCCGATCAGCAGGCCAATGGGCGGCATGATCACGTCGCCGACGAAGGACGAGACGATCTTGCCGAAGGCCGCGCCGATAATGATGCCCACGGCCATGTCGACCACGTTGCCTTTGACGGCGAAGGCTTTGAATTCACTGAGCAGACTCATGTTTCACTCCCTGAGGTTCTGGTTTTAAGGCTGAAGTGTAATTCAGCGGGAAGAGGCTGCCAGCGCGGGCGCACCTTCCTGTGCAGGCGCACATGCTAGGGCGCTGGCACGGTTGATGCCAAGCCGTGTCCGGGTTTCCGTCAGGCGGCGCTTCCCGACGCCGGACCCTGGTCTAGCCTGAGAGTGAGGCTGCAAGAGGAGGGTCGCTGCCATGCCACTAGAACATCACCCGCTCAACCGTGAATTTCCCGAGTTCAAGGACACCATGCGCTCGCTGCTGCAGAGCGACGCGCACTTTGCCCGGTTGGCGGGGGAGTACCAGGATCTGGATTCGCGTATCTACGAAGTCGAGGACGGTAATCAGGCTCTCGACGATAACGCCTTGCATGGACTCAAGGTCCAGCGGGTCGCCCTGAAGGACGAGATCGCCCGCATGCTCAAGGACGCCAAGGGCTGAGCCCCGGATTGACCGGGATCAACGGAGCCCGGGAGGCGCGCGGATAGGCTGGGGCATCCAAATATCCGGAGCCTCTCCCATGTCTGCCACCTTCCAGAATCCCGGCGCGGACGTAACGTCCGCGTCGCCCCTTTCCGTTGATCGCCGGGAAGCCATCGAGCGCCTGGATCACCTGGAGCAGCAGTACGACCTGCTGCAACGCCGAGTCATGCGTGTGGAGGAGGGCAGCGAGCCGGACGACGGCTCCGGCCTGCCCGTCCTGCGCATGCGCCTGGAGAGCCTGCGTCAGGACCTGGAACGCCAGCGTCGGCGGGCCAGCGGTCAGTGCTGCAACTGTGGGGGCGGCTGCGGGGGCTGATCCGCTATCATGCCGGCTTTCGTTTTTTCGACGGAGGCCGCTGATGGCCAAGGCCAAGCGCATGTACGGCTGCACCGAGTGCGGTGCCACCTTCCCCAAATGGGCCGGCCAGTGCGCCGACTGCGGGGCCTGGAACACCCTGGTGGAAACCGTGCTGGAGGGCGCCGCCGCCACCGCCACTGGTCGTGGCGGCTGGGCGGGCCAGCAAGCGCAGATCAAGACGCTGGCGGAAGTCAGCGTCGAGGAGATGCCGCGCTTCTCCACCGCCTCCACCGAATTGGACCGCGTGCTCGGCGGCGGCCTGGTGGATGGCTCCGTGGTGCTGATCGGTGGTGACCCCGGCATCGGCAAGTCCACCATTCTCCTGCAGACCCTCTGCAACATCGCCGCGCGTTTCCCCGCGCTCTACGTCACCGGTGAAGAGTCCCAGCAGCAGGTGGCCATGCGCGCTCGCCGCCTGGGCCTGCCGGAAGACAAGCTCAAGGTGATGACCGAGACCTGCATCGAAAGCATCATCGCCACCGCCCGGGTCGAGAAGCCCAAGGTGATGGTGATCGACTCCATCCAGACCATCTTCACCGAGCAGTTGCAATCCGCCCCGGGCGGCGTCGCCCAGGTGCGCGAAAGCGCGGCCCTGCTGGTGCGCTTTGCCAAGCAGAGCGGCACGGCGATCTTCCTGGTGGGCCACGTGACCAAGGAAGGCGCCCTGGCTGGTCCCCGCGTGCTGGAGCACATGGTGGACACGGTGCTCTATTTCGAGGGTGAGTCCGATGGCCGCCTGCGCCTGCTGCGGGCGGTGAAGAACCGCTTCGGCGCGGTCAACGAACTGGGCGTGTTCGGCATGACCGACAAGGGTCTGAAGGAAGTGTCCAACCCGTCGGCCATCTTCCTCACCCGCGCCCAGGAGTCGGTGCCTGGCAGCGTGGTGATGGCCACGTGGGAAGGCTCCCGGCCCATGCTGGTGGAGGTGCAGGCGCTGGTGGATACCAGCCACTTGGCCAACCCCCGCCGCGTCACCCTGGGCCTGGACCAGAACCGCTTGGCCATGCTGCTGGCGGTACTGCATCGCCACGGCGGCATCCCCACGTATGACCAGGACGTGTTCCTCAACGTGGTGGGCGGGGTAAAAGTGCTGGAAACCGCCTCCGACCTGGCGCTGATCGCCGCCATCATCTCCAGTCTGCGCAACCGTCCCCTGGCCCATGATGTGCTGGTATTCGGTGAGGTGGGCCTTTCCGGCGAAGTCCGCCCGGTACCCAGTGGTCAGGAACGCCTGAAGGAAGCCGCCAAGCACGGCTTCAAGCGCGCCATCGTGCCCAAGGGCAACGCGCCCAAGGAAAACCCGCCCGGCCTGACGGTGGTGGCGGTGACCCGGCTTGAACAGGCGCTGGATGCGTTGTTCGAGTAGGGATCGATACGCGGACTGCCTCGCATTGGTAATGCAGGAAGTCCGCAGGGCGAGCCTTCGGCCCGCTTGGCGATTGAAATCGCCCCTACAGGAGACGCGAGGAACCTGCCCGTGCGCGGGCCGCCCCCTCTCCCGCTTGCGGGAGAGGGCAGCATTAATGCGGGGAGTCCTTAAGCAGTGAAACCTACTGCTCCCCCAGCGCCGTGAGTTCGCGTTCCAGCAGTTCTTCGCTTCCCAGGTTGAGCTCCACCAGGCGCCGCAGGTGGCTGATGGATTCCAGGTCGATATGGCGGCAGATGAAGCCGAGCTGGTCGTGTTCTGCGCGGGTCAGTTCCACCTCCATGCGCACCTGGATTTCGTCGCTGAGGACGATGCGTGCCTCGAAGGGCAGGGCCGGGTCGCCGCCCCAGTCTGCCGGGCGGAGCACCAGGAGCCCCTTGAGGGAGATGTCATGCAGCTCCACCGACCAGCGCTGGTCACCCTGGGCCAGTTCAGTGGCCGCGTCGAAGTTGATGCGGTGGAAGCGCCGACGTTCGTTGGCGGTTTCACTCATGTCTGTGCTCCTGCGGGATTTCACCCACTATAGACAAGGCTGGCGGGCGTCGCTCAGGTGTTCCGGCGGCGCCGAAACAGCCAGACGGCGACGGCAAGGACCAGGGCGCCAGCGCCCACCAGCAGGTATTTGTATGGGCGAAGGCTGCTTCGCAGCCACTGGCCACGCTCTTCCCAGACGCGCTTGCTGGCGGCGTCAAAGTCCGGCTCTTCGCACTGCTGGCCGAAATTGGCGGCCCAGGGCACGTAGGGCCCCTCTTCCACGTAGCGTCGGTAGTAATGTCGCGCGCCTTCCAGATCGCGGTACAGCAGCCAGCCGGTGGCCTTGCAGAGCACCGCGGCGAACGCATGGCTGCTGCGAGGCAATTGGTCGGCGGCGCGGTCAGCCAGTTCGGCGGCGACCCAGCGGTAGTGGAAGCGGAGGTTGGGTTGGGCGAGGGAGGCATTTTGCCGCTTGGCCTCGTCGGTGCTGAGCAGCCCACCGGCTTCCTGCTGGTCCACCTGGCGCGGGGCGAAGGCGCCGCCGAGAGTGTGGTAGTCCGGCGACATTTCGTAGCCCAGCACTTCCATGCCCTGTTCCCGGGCGATCACCGCAGCCTGGTACAGCGCCTCGGCGCGGCCGCTGGCGGCCCAGCGGCTTTGCGCCTCAGCACGGGCCTGGCCATAGCGGCGGGCCGCTTCGCGGGTGTCGTCACTGTCGAAGTAGGTCAGGGCTTCGGTATAGCGGCCTTCCCGCACCAGCCGGCGAGCCAGGAGGTCCCGTAGCTGCGCAGCAGGCGGGCGTGGCTGCCAGTTTTCGCGTTCTTCCTCGGTCTGCGGTTTGGCGGCGGGGACCTTGGCGTCCACGTAGCGTTTGAGTTCGTCGACGGCCAGGACCCGTTCGGCCACGGTCGCGGCATCCCACCAATAAATGTCGCCGCTGCGGAACAGCAGGTCGAAGGCGTCGAGGTAATCGCCGCGTTGCAGCGAGAGGATGGCGCTTTCGCCGTCCACCCGGCAGCGCGGCTTCACGGTTTCGTAGTCCCAGTTCTCGGTACGGCGGGAGCCCCAGTCTTCATCCGCGGGGAAGGCCCGCGCGGCCTTGGCGTAGGCCTCGGTAGCGCGGCTGGTGTCTCCGTCGCGAAGCGCCAGCTTGGCCCGCAGCCACCAGGCAAGGCCGCTGTCGCCGGCTTTTTCGAGGAAGCGCGCGGAATCGTCGTATCGACCGAACTGGTAGCTCAGGGCCGCCAGGCGATCGGCGTTGGCGAGGTCCGGGCCTGCGTTGTTCACCAGCAGTTCGGCCAGGTGTGCGTCGTCGTTCTGCTCGCCGTCGATACGGCTCAGCAGCCGGGCGGTGAGCAGTTGCTGCACTTCCGCGATTTGCAGCAGCGGGATCAGCTGCGGGTCGGGCATGCGCGCCAGCTCACTGGCGAGTTGGCGCAGGGAACTGTAGCCGGTGGAGGAGTGGTGGGCGGTCTGGCTGGCATAGAGGCGAATGGCCGTGGCCCAGTCACCGGCCCGATAGGCCAGCCGGGCTTCCTCACCCAGACTGGCGATGCCCAGCTCGAGCGGATCGGCATAGCCCTGGGCGGTGAGCTGGCGGGTCTGCTGGAAGGCCTCGCGTGCGGCTTGGGCTGCGTCCTGCATAAACAGTCGCCGTTCTTCTTCGCTCGGCGGCGGCTCGGTGGCGGGTATGCCTTCGGGACGGCTGAGCAGGGACTGGGCGCGGCCCAGGGAGTAGGCGGCCCAGGTGCTGCGCAGGCGTCGTTGGTCCGCCGGCAGTTCGAGGACGCGGCGGAAGTACTCGCTGGCGAGGGCGTAGTCCTGCTGCGCGAACGCCACCGCACCGGCGCTGTAGAGCCGCAGTTCGACGGGCAATTCCAGCCCCTGGTCCTCGGCCTGATGGGCGTCGGTGAGGGTGCGCAGGCGTTGCACGTGCTGGTAGAGCGGCTCGGCCAACTCGGCCTGTTCCACCTCGTCGCGCTGCTGGAGGTAGCGCTCACCGCCGTCATCCCAGTAAGCGACCAGGGTCGCGTCGCCGGACTGGCCGATGCCGGCGGCCAGCTTGCCCAGGCGCGCGGCCTCGAAGGCGAAGTTGCCTTCGGGCAGTTCCGCGAGGGTCTGGGCGCGGTCATCCAGCAGGCTCAGGGGGAACTCGGGGCCGCAGGCCTGGGCGCTCAATACGGGCAGGCAGAGGGCGATGGCGAGGGCCAGGCGGCGGGGTTCAGGGAATAACACGTGATCCTCCTTGATCAAGGGTCTGGCAGCGGGCCCAGCCCAGGGCGCGTTGATGGCCGGCGGACACCTGGCCTTCGATGCTGCGGGTGAATACCAGGCGGTCGGCGTTGCGCTGCAACTGATAGCCCGCGAGGGCATCGGCGGCCTCGCAGCCCTGCGCCGGCAGTTCGACGCGTGCCGGCAGCGGGCCGGCGAGATTGCCCAGATTGGCGAGTGCGAGTTCATGCAGCCGCCCATCCCGGCGGAAGCGTGGCTGGA contains the following coding sequences:
- a CDS encoding YdcH family protein encodes the protein MPLEHHPLNREFPEFKDTMRSLLQSDAHFARLAGEYQDLDSRIYEVEDGNQALDDNALHGLKVQRVALKDEIARMLKDAKG
- the radA gene encoding DNA repair protein RadA, with amino-acid sequence MAKAKRMYGCTECGATFPKWAGQCADCGAWNTLVETVLEGAAATATGRGGWAGQQAQIKTLAEVSVEEMPRFSTASTELDRVLGGGLVDGSVVLIGGDPGIGKSTILLQTLCNIAARFPALYVTGEESQQQVAMRARRLGLPEDKLKVMTETCIESIIATARVEKPKVMVIDSIQTIFTEQLQSAPGGVAQVRESAALLVRFAKQSGTAIFLVGHVTKEGALAGPRVLEHMVDTVLYFEGESDGRLRLLRAVKNRFGAVNELGVFGMTDKGLKEVSNPSAIFLTRAQESVPGSVVMATWEGSRPMLVEVQALVDTSHLANPRRVTLGLDQNRLAMLLAVLHRHGGIPTYDQDVFLNVVGGVKVLETASDLALIAAIISSLRNRPLAHDVLVFGEVGLSGEVRPVPSGQERLKEAAKHGFKRAIVPKGNAPKENPPGLTVVAVTRLEQALDALFE
- the mscL gene encoding large-conductance mechanosensitive channel protein MscL, whose amino-acid sequence is MSLLSEFKAFAVKGNVVDMAVGIIIGAAFGKIVSSFVGDVIMPPIGLLIGGVDFSDLAITLKAAEGNVPAVVLAYGKFIQTVLDFIIVAFAIFMGVKAINQLKRAEAAAPEAPPAPTKDQELLTEIRDLLKAQQNKQP
- a CDS encoding PilZ domain-containing protein produces the protein MSETANERRRFHRINFDAATELAQGDQRWSVELHDISLKGLLVLRPADWGGDPALPFEARIVLSDEIQVRMEVELTRAEHDQLGFICRHIDLESISHLRRLVELNLGSEELLERELTALGEQ